The following are encoded in a window of Flavobacterium cupriresistens genomic DNA:
- a CDS encoding RDD family protein, translating to MNEKYPFLLERIQSILIDSVLIVACMIIFSDILSNFKNVPDWLRAVLLIALFLYEPIATTFGGTIGNNIKSIRVRKNSDSTKRINIFQALIRYFIKLLFGWLSFITIFSNSKKRALHDILSGTVMVKI from the coding sequence ATGAACGAAAAATACCCTTTTTTACTCGAGAGAATACAATCTATTCTAATTGACTCGGTTTTAATAGTAGCTTGCATGATCATTTTCTCTGATATTCTATCTAATTTCAAAAATGTACCCGATTGGCTAAGGGCTGTTTTGCTGATAGCTCTATTTTTATACGAACCAATAGCCACTACTTTTGGTGGCACAATAGGTAATAACATAAAAAGCATAAGAGTCAGAAAAAATTCCGACAGCACAAAACGAATCAATATTTTCCAGGCGCTGATTCGATATTTCATCAAATTACTATTCGGCTGGCTTTCTTTTATCACTATTTTTTCAAACTCAAAGAAACGAGCCCTTCATGATATTCTTAGTGGGACTGTAATGGTGAAAATTTAA
- the dnaK gene encoding molecular chaperone DnaK, whose translation MGKIIGIDLGTTNSCVSVMEGNEAVVIPNAEGKRTTPSIIAFVEGGEIKVGDPAKRQAVTNPTKTIASIKRFMGQGFGEVSAEAKRVSYSIVKGDNNTPRVDIDGRLYSAQELSAMTLQKMKKTAEDYLGQTVTEAVITVPAYFNDAQRQATKEAGEIAGLKVMRIINEPTAAALAYGLDKKGTDQKIAVYDLGGGTFDISVLELGDGVFEVLSTNGDTHLGGDDFDHEIIDWLADEFKAEEGIDLRLDPMSLQRLKEAAEKAKIELSSSAETEINLPYVTATASGPKHLVKKLTRAQFEKLTDSLVKRSMEPVAKALKDAGLSVSDIDEVILVGGSTRMPRIADEVEKFFGKKASKGVNPDEVVAIGAAIQGGVLSGDVKDVLLLDVTPLSLGIETMGGIMTILIESNTTIPTKKSQVFSTAADSQPTVELHVLQGARAMAADNKTIGRFNLDGIPPAPRGVPQIEVSFDIDANGIIKVSATDKGTGKSHDIRIEASSGLTAEEIEKMKKDAEANAESDKVARERAEKLNEADGMIFQTESQLKELGSKLADDHKVAVEYALTELRMAHQSQDIPAIQTALDNINAAWKTATEAMYAQGEQGQQAAPQQEQSQGDNVEDVEFEEVK comes from the coding sequence ATGGGTAAAATAATCGGAATTGACTTAGGTACGACGAACTCTTGTGTTTCTGTAATGGAAGGTAATGAAGCAGTTGTTATTCCTAACGCAGAAGGAAAAAGAACTACACCATCTATCATCGCTTTTGTTGAAGGTGGAGAAATTAAAGTGGGTGATCCTGCAAAAAGACAAGCGGTAACTAATCCAACTAAGACTATTGCTTCTATCAAACGTTTTATGGGACAAGGTTTTGGTGAGGTTTCGGCTGAAGCAAAAAGAGTTTCTTATTCAATCGTAAAAGGAGATAACAATACACCACGTGTTGACATTGATGGTCGTTTGTACTCTGCACAAGAATTGTCAGCTATGACACTTCAAAAAATGAAAAAAACTGCTGAAGACTATTTAGGTCAAACAGTTACTGAAGCGGTTATTACTGTTCCTGCTTACTTTAATGATGCACAACGTCAAGCTACAAAAGAAGCTGGAGAGATTGCTGGTCTTAAAGTTATGCGTATCATCAATGAGCCAACTGCAGCTGCATTAGCTTACGGATTAGATAAAAAAGGAACAGATCAAAAAATTGCTGTTTATGATTTAGGTGGAGGTACTTTTGATATCTCTGTTCTTGAATTAGGAGACGGTGTATTCGAAGTATTGTCTACAAATGGTGATACTCACCTTGGAGGAGATGATTTTGACCACGAAATTATTGACTGGTTAGCTGACGAATTTAAAGCTGAAGAAGGTATTGATTTACGTTTAGATCCAATGTCTTTGCAACGTTTGAAAGAAGCTGCTGAGAAAGCTAAAATTGAATTGTCATCTTCTGCTGAAACTGAAATCAACTTACCTTACGTAACTGCTACAGCTTCAGGACCAAAACACTTAGTTAAAAAATTAACTAGAGCTCAATTCGAAAAATTAACTGATTCTTTAGTAAAACGTTCTATGGAACCAGTTGCTAAAGCATTAAAAGATGCAGGTTTATCTGTTTCTGATATTGACGAAGTTATCTTGGTAGGTGGTTCTACTCGTATGCCAAGAATTGCTGACGAAGTTGAAAAATTCTTCGGTAAAAAAGCGTCTAAAGGAGTTAACCCTGATGAGGTTGTTGCAATTGGAGCAGCTATTCAAGGTGGAGTTCTTTCTGGAGATGTAAAAGATGTATTGTTATTAGACGTTACTCCTTTATCTTTAGGTATCGAAACTATGGGTGGAATTATGACTATCTTAATTGAGTCTAACACAACTATCCCAACTAAAAAATCTCAAGTTTTCTCTACTGCTGCAGATTCTCAACCAACTGTTGAATTGCACGTATTACAAGGAGCTAGAGCAATGGCTGCTGATAACAAAACTATCGGTCGTTTTAACTTAGACGGTATTCCACCAGCACCAAGAGGAGTTCCTCAAATCGAGGTTTCTTTTGATATTGATGCGAATGGTATCATCAAAGTTTCTGCAACTGACAAAGGAACTGGAAAATCTCACGATATCCGTATCGAAGCTTCTTCTGGTTTAACAGCTGAAGAAATCGAGAAAATGAAAAAAGACGCTGAAGCTAACGCTGAGTCTGATAAAGTAGCTAGAGAAAGAGCTGAAAAATTGAACGAAGCTGATGGAATGATCTTCCAAACTGAGTCTCAATTGAAAGAACTTGGATCTAAATTAGCTGATGATCACAAAGTTGCTGTAGAGTACGCTTTAACTGAATTGAGAATGGCTCACCAATCTCAAGACATTCCAGCTATTCAAACTGCTCTTGACAACATCAATGCAGCTTGGAAAACAGCTACAGAAGCGATGTACGCTCAAGGTGAACAAGGTCAACAAGCGGCTCCTCAACAAGAGCAGTCTCAAGGTGACAATGTTGAAGACGTTGAATTCGAAGAAGTAAAATAA
- a CDS encoding helix-turn-helix transcriptional regulator, with protein sequence MASVYCSAKCSKKVYKQKMLRLKNEVELKVLADKIPQNNAFISVAEAGVLFGILKRTLYRLVYKGKIQSVNLGIRLVRIDRSAMGEMLPLPAAGLRVKTHRRKNFTALKKKTAIPLAK encoded by the coding sequence GTGGCTTCAGTTTACTGCTCGGCTAAATGCAGTAAGAAAGTATACAAACAGAAGATGCTGCGGCTTAAAAATGAAGTGGAACTCAAAGTGCTGGCAGATAAAATACCACAAAATAATGCTTTTATTTCTGTTGCGGAAGCTGGCGTACTTTTTGGCATTTTAAAAAGAACCCTTTACCGGCTTGTGTACAAAGGAAAAATTCAGTCAGTTAATCTGGGAATTCGCCTTGTAAGGATAGACCGCAGCGCTATGGGTGAGATGTTGCCCCTACCCGCAGCGGGCCTGAGGGTGAAAACGCACCGAAGAAAAAATTTTACAGCCTTGAAAAAGAAGACAGCTATTCCATTGGCGAAATAG
- a CDS encoding 4'-phosphopantetheinyl transferase family protein: MHIYGVNINHNLYETLFKEMTQYVSPEKKAKIHRFRKPVDQVRSLFGDLIIRYILCKHYGLHNNEIRYEYQEFGKPYLPLHPHYHFNISHSGDWVVGVVSTSLVGIDIEKITDLKTDASSLALTAEEIEKFRKLNETERNAYFFELWTLKESYSKATGKGLSEGLNTLRISTDNGIIHILKDENTIDAYFQILECIAGYKFSLCSLSESLHKNIKLFPLNGFSEEAKAFFML; encoded by the coding sequence ATGCATATATACGGTGTCAATATTAACCACAATTTGTACGAAACTTTGTTTAAAGAAATGACCCAATATGTTTCTCCTGAAAAAAAGGCCAAGATCCATCGGTTCCGAAAACCAGTTGATCAAGTACGGTCTTTATTTGGGGATTTAATTATACGTTACATTTTGTGCAAGCATTATGGCTTGCACAATAACGAAATAAGGTATGAGTATCAGGAATTCGGTAAACCTTATCTTCCATTGCATCCTCATTATCATTTTAATATCTCACATTCCGGAGACTGGGTCGTGGGTGTAGTCTCCACATCTTTAGTGGGAATTGATATTGAAAAAATAACGGATTTAAAAACTGACGCATCTTCATTGGCATTAACAGCTGAGGAGATCGAAAAATTCCGGAAACTAAATGAAACGGAAAGAAATGCGTATTTTTTTGAATTATGGACTTTAAAAGAAAGTTATTCTAAGGCTACCGGAAAAGGTTTATCTGAGGGATTAAATACGTTAAGAATTTCAACTGACAATGGGATTATACATATCCTAAAAGATGAAAATACCATAGACGCTTATTTTCAGATATTAGAATGTATAGCCGGATATAAATTTTCTTTGTGTTCACTTTCTGAAAGTCTTCACAAAAATATTAAATTATTCCCTCTCAATGGATTTAGTGAAGAGGCCAAAGCCTTTTTTATGTTGTAA
- a CDS encoding HAD family hydrolase: MKNLPNDLHAAYFDVDGTLTKSNIVEPLMYIKKHVMSPSKYKLWKAILPIRFIYWTILDKINREMSTASIYRQYKGIAVEKMATLQNPCYQEKYKKKLYLKAFETVNLFKEQGIQIVLVSGSLDIFLQPLAEELDATLIATSLQIKNGIYTGEIEGRTVSGKWKAELVNEHAHKNQFDLEHCASFGNSTDDIPMLCSVKYPVAINPDKGLISFAQKNNWDSLIWS; encoded by the coding sequence ATGAAAAACTTACCTAATGACCTACACGCCGCTTATTTTGATGTAGATGGTACACTAACTAAAAGCAACATTGTCGAACCTTTAATGTACATCAAAAAACACGTAATGTCTCCCTCTAAATACAAACTCTGGAAAGCGATTCTCCCAATTCGTTTTATTTATTGGACGATCCTTGACAAGATCAATCGTGAAATGTCAACGGCCTCCATTTATAGGCAATACAAAGGTATTGCTGTTGAAAAAATGGCTACATTACAAAACCCATGTTATCAGGAAAAATATAAAAAGAAACTCTATTTGAAAGCATTTGAAACTGTCAATTTATTCAAAGAACAAGGCATTCAGATTGTTTTGGTTTCAGGTTCCTTAGATATTTTTTTACAACCATTAGCAGAAGAATTAGATGCAACACTAATTGCAACCTCTTTGCAAATAAAAAACGGAATCTACACCGGAGAAATTGAAGGTCGCACCGTTTCCGGAAAATGGAAAGCAGAACTAGTCAACGAACACGCGCATAAAAACCAATTCGATTTGGAGCACTGCGCCTCCTTCGGAAATTCGACTGATGATATCCCTATGTTGTGCTCGGTAAAGTACCCTGTGGCAATTAATCCCGACAAAGGATTGATTTCATTTGCTCAAAAAAATAACTGGGATTCTCTAATTTGGTCTTAG
- a CDS encoding MATE family efflux transporter, with translation MNNSMEHKDKILNGNLWNLALSLSWPIIIAMVLYGLNMVLDAVLVGLFIGENALAAVVITYPVVSLTMGIGSLIGVGAGSILSIAIGEKDHQKQATLLGNVNFLCVVLSLAYLFFVFFADRIILRFMGAEGEVLNLAHTYFQHTLFGVFFWVYGFAANMIVRAEGKMKLAALIMGTGLVVNVLVSYFLIEVWKLGITGAAWGMNIGMFVYSVFGYCYFRSKKVSFPAQPLSFTYDNAILKTIASLGMASFVMVVMSLIQAIAIFQSISRYGNTVDLAVYGAAYRVYTLLLMPIAGFMRALQPIVGINYGAGKYTRTVNAYMIFVVLSTVLILPVWILIMAYPGQILSSMINVDLLKNLHYQNFQVLLWATPIIPFLFMTMSFYPSIGKGKPAVLLAITRQIIFYVPAMLILPVLFGINWIYLASSAIEYIVAVIAIIMVVRELRQMNRL, from the coding sequence ATGAATAATAGTATGGAACACAAAGACAAAATCCTGAATGGAAACTTATGGAATCTCGCATTGAGCTTGTCCTGGCCCATCATCATTGCCATGGTATTGTATGGACTTAATATGGTTTTAGATGCTGTATTGGTCGGTTTATTTATCGGTGAAAATGCTTTGGCTGCCGTTGTTATTACATATCCGGTAGTTTCTTTAACTATGGGTATCGGCTCCCTCATTGGTGTGGGAGCCGGTTCTATACTCAGCATTGCTATTGGCGAAAAAGACCATCAAAAACAGGCTACTCTATTGGGTAATGTCAATTTTTTATGCGTTGTCTTGTCTTTAGCCTATCTGTTTTTTGTCTTCTTTGCCGATAGAATCATTTTACGATTTATGGGTGCTGAAGGCGAAGTATTAAACCTTGCCCATACTTATTTTCAACATACTCTCTTTGGTGTTTTCTTTTGGGTATATGGTTTTGCTGCCAATATGATTGTGCGGGCAGAAGGCAAAATGAAACTTGCCGCACTTATCATGGGAACGGGCTTAGTGGTGAATGTACTGGTTAGTTATTTCCTTATAGAAGTATGGAAACTTGGGATAACAGGTGCTGCCTGGGGCATGAATATCGGAATGTTTGTCTATTCTGTCTTTGGATACTGTTATTTTCGCAGCAAAAAGGTTTCTTTTCCCGCTCAGCCTCTTTCCTTTACATATGATAATGCCATTTTAAAAACCATTGCTTCTCTAGGAATGGCCTCCTTTGTTATGGTCGTCATGAGTCTGATACAGGCAATAGCAATCTTTCAGAGTATTTCACGATACGGCAACACGGTCGATTTGGCTGTTTATGGCGCAGCCTACCGCGTATATACCTTATTATTGATGCCTATTGCCGGCTTTATGCGGGCACTTCAACCTATCGTTGGAATTAATTACGGTGCAGGAAAATATACTCGAACCGTAAATGCCTATATGATTTTTGTCGTTTTATCGACGGTACTCATTTTGCCCGTATGGATTCTTATTATGGCGTATCCCGGACAAATACTATCTTCTATGATCAATGTGGATTTATTAAAAAACCTGCATTATCAGAATTTCCAAGTTTTATTGTGGGCCACTCCTATCATTCCGTTTCTGTTTATGACTATGAGTTTTTATCCCTCCATTGGCAAGGGCAAACCGGCAGTACTTCTGGCGATTACCAGACAAATCATTTTTTATGTGCCTGCCATGCTTATTTTACCCGTCCTGTTTGGAATAAATTGGATTTACCTTGCTTCCAGTGCAATCGAATATATAGTAGCTGTTATTGCTATTATAATGGTTGTCCGCGAATTAAGACAAATGAATAGACTATAG
- a CDS encoding non-ribosomal peptide synthetase: MIINIEETDVQELISSMRKKKIQLWTEDGKLKFKAPKGIMDQNNIELLKENKTKILEYLESEIKAITIHNDLPNRYKPFPLTDVQSAYLLGRNQGFRYGGVACHLYMELKYNALDHNLVESTWNTLVQRHEMLRATVSNQGFQTIHKETPRFKVSYQDASVLDVSKQAIVLDEVRARMSHRVYDTEQWPLFDIAVTTTQSKQQKESVLHFSMEFLIADWISMWMLMAEFEKLYFNPTTSLLPLNLSFRDYAIAERGVRETAAYAKDRNYWLNRVETLPAGPNLPIARRENTSSNHFTRNSTLIEKKKWESFKATANSYGITPTSAVAAVYASVLERWSETQHFCLNLTVLNRMPLHPEVHQIVGDFTSVSLLEVDWREQKTFTEKAKEMNLQLFDDLDHTLFTGVEVLREMTKKQQNGRVLLPVVLTSAIGLLDTGEEAGLKGQIGDYNISQTPQVFIDCQVVDTAQGLSVNWDTRDGIFPENMIDDMFSTFEAVLNELADNAGHWNKKELIALPVRHQQERNQLNHEPAKLPEDLLHEPIIKNLKTLADKVAIVDQYGSFTYKNIEQKSVAIALKLSQLGCSEQDKVAITLPKSHHQVTSILAVLALGGVYVPIDENQPIERRAKIIKNAGIRYVLTSDEIMQEGYGVEDDVNVIAVDGLQNNTEIDLETISTKIKQDRNAPAYVIYTSGSTGEPKGVVISHLGALNTIEDINRRFKIDQKDSVLALSQLGFDLSVYDIFGLLGLGGTIIYPHPDRQRDPSHWLELLQNYQITLWNTAPALMQMFINFLESEKQSIGSSLTSFRLAMLSGDWIPLNLPDTLLQLVPTVQLISLGGATEASIWSNFHIYKGLQPDWNSIPYGRPLSNQGFRILDEQLRDCPEWKSGDLFITGTGLALEYFNDPVLTNERFFPHFANGERMYKTGDLGRYAPGGEIEFLGRRDKQVKIRGHRIELGEIESALTLHADVSNAVVIAKANTENNKIKTLFGFIVPAKNQPYTDLVSELFQLLGKKVPSYMVPSHIQIMEKIPVTANGKVDAKKLEELCVFEADKNGIGNQDFQDEIEKTIHDLWCSSLGIDTIGKHQNLNDFGADSLISAQMAGKLRDLFTDRGHQNLSFDLILRQILTSPTIVGLADFFRDQEQNSGIQEKVQETKKPVRIGTLTYFGGDQSETHRIILHAGGGTLDRYKHLIREMVNQYSGAVYGISVGDFDAYCAIESDQLVERIADDYCVSIIENGAKKIQLIGYSIGSMVAVEMARRLSEKGIEVVDLCIIDAIRVPFKVYDDLFVEFRFLPNLGLTPADAGFGTMNGNLLMEWVTTTLQENKNELPEGAIFTMQGNSELAGISSVFNNMKAVSQSDRFDAYLSAMKRLSGREMPKELLERTYSTFAQNFKASRFTSPPYFGDIRYFKAKEQGATTATGINDDIVELWSEISLGKLHITEIEGDHLGCVGEEYAPDLANHLREISLK; the protein is encoded by the coding sequence ATGATTATAAATATAGAAGAAACTGATGTTCAGGAGCTGATTAGCAGCATGCGAAAAAAGAAAATTCAGCTTTGGACAGAAGATGGAAAATTAAAATTCAAAGCTCCGAAAGGAATAATGGATCAAAATAATATTGAACTACTCAAAGAAAATAAAACTAAAATCCTTGAGTATCTAGAGTCAGAGATCAAGGCCATTACAATCCATAATGACCTGCCTAATCGTTACAAACCATTTCCACTTACAGACGTGCAGTCGGCCTATCTTTTGGGCAGAAACCAAGGCTTCCGATATGGCGGTGTGGCCTGCCATCTCTACATGGAACTAAAATATAACGCTCTGGATCATAACCTTGTCGAAAGTACCTGGAACACTTTGGTACAAAGGCATGAAATGTTACGAGCTACGGTTAGTAATCAAGGTTTTCAAACCATTCACAAAGAAACACCCCGTTTTAAGGTAAGTTATCAGGATGCTTCTGTGTTAGACGTTTCAAAACAAGCTATTGTTCTTGATGAGGTACGGGCACGTATGAGCCATCGCGTTTACGATACCGAGCAATGGCCATTATTTGATATTGCGGTCACTACAACGCAGTCGAAACAACAGAAAGAATCTGTGCTTCATTTTTCAATGGAATTCCTCATCGCCGATTGGATTAGCATGTGGATGCTCATGGCAGAATTTGAAAAACTATATTTCAATCCTACCACATCACTTTTACCCTTAAACCTCAGTTTCAGAGATTATGCAATTGCAGAAAGAGGTGTACGTGAAACGGCAGCTTATGCCAAAGATCGTAACTATTGGCTGAATCGTGTAGAAACATTACCGGCAGGTCCAAATCTGCCAATTGCGCGACGTGAAAATACCTCCTCCAATCACTTTACAAGAAACAGTACGCTTATTGAAAAAAAGAAATGGGAAAGTTTTAAAGCAACAGCCAATTCATACGGTATTACTCCTACTTCGGCAGTGGCCGCAGTGTATGCTTCCGTACTGGAACGCTGGAGCGAAACCCAGCATTTTTGCTTGAATCTTACCGTGCTCAATCGCATGCCCCTTCATCCCGAAGTGCATCAAATCGTAGGTGATTTTACTTCCGTTAGTTTGCTCGAAGTAGATTGGAGGGAGCAAAAAACATTCACCGAAAAAGCAAAAGAAATGAATCTCCAGTTGTTTGACGACTTGGATCATACCTTGTTTACCGGAGTAGAAGTACTTCGTGAAATGACCAAAAAGCAACAAAACGGAAGAGTACTTCTGCCGGTTGTACTGACCAGTGCCATCGGATTACTTGATACGGGTGAAGAAGCGGGATTAAAAGGTCAGATTGGTGATTATAACATCAGTCAGACACCACAGGTTTTTATTGATTGTCAGGTAGTAGATACCGCACAAGGACTGTCTGTAAACTGGGATACCCGCGATGGTATTTTCCCTGAAAATATGATCGACGATATGTTCTCTACTTTTGAAGCAGTACTCAATGAACTTGCCGATAACGCGGGGCACTGGAATAAAAAAGAGCTGATTGCATTACCCGTTCGACACCAGCAGGAAAGAAATCAACTGAATCATGAACCCGCAAAATTACCGGAGGATTTATTACACGAACCTATTATTAAAAATTTAAAAACTTTAGCAGACAAAGTAGCTATCGTTGATCAATATGGTTCCTTCACTTATAAAAACATAGAGCAAAAATCGGTCGCCATCGCTTTAAAATTAAGCCAATTAGGTTGTTCCGAACAAGATAAGGTAGCCATTACGCTTCCCAAATCACACCATCAGGTAACCTCTATATTAGCGGTACTTGCTTTGGGCGGTGTCTATGTGCCAATAGACGAAAATCAACCCATTGAGCGACGCGCCAAAATCATAAAAAATGCAGGCATTCGTTATGTACTTACCAGTGACGAAATTATGCAAGAAGGGTACGGAGTCGAAGATGATGTAAATGTTATCGCCGTAGATGGCTTGCAAAACAATACCGAAATTGATCTTGAAACCATTTCAACGAAAATAAAACAGGATCGTAATGCGCCTGCTTATGTGATTTATACTTCGGGCTCTACCGGAGAACCAAAAGGTGTAGTCATTTCACATTTGGGTGCTCTGAACACGATTGAAGATATAAACAGACGTTTCAAAATTGATCAAAAAGATAGTGTTCTTGCGCTGTCACAACTCGGTTTTGATTTATCTGTTTACGATATTTTTGGACTGTTGGGACTTGGTGGTACAATCATTTACCCTCACCCCGATCGTCAGCGTGACCCTTCTCATTGGTTGGAACTACTACAAAACTACCAAATAACATTGTGGAACACCGCTCCGGCTCTTATGCAAATGTTTATCAATTTTCTTGAAAGTGAAAAACAAAGCATCGGCTCGTCCCTTACTTCTTTCAGATTAGCGATGCTATCGGGAGATTGGATTCCTTTGAATCTTCCTGATACTTTACTACAGCTTGTACCTACCGTGCAATTAATAAGTCTTGGTGGCGCTACCGAAGCTTCTATTTGGTCTAATTTTCATATTTATAAAGGTTTACAACCGGATTGGAACAGTATACCTTATGGCAGACCACTTTCTAATCAGGGTTTCCGCATTTTAGATGAACAACTTCGCGATTGTCCGGAATGGAAATCCGGAGATTTATTTATCACCGGTACCGGATTGGCTCTGGAATATTTTAACGATCCTGTACTTACCAACGAACGTTTCTTCCCTCATTTTGCCAATGGTGAAAGAATGTACAAAACCGGAGACTTAGGCCGTTATGCTCCCGGAGGTGAAATTGAATTTCTAGGAAGAAGAGACAAACAGGTAAAAATAAGAGGACACCGTATTGAATTGGGCGAAATAGAATCGGCTCTAACATTACATGCTGATGTTTCCAACGCCGTAGTCATTGCAAAAGCCAACACCGAAAATAATAAAATCAAAACCTTATTTGGTTTTATCGTTCCTGCGAAAAATCAACCTTATACAGATCTAGTTTCCGAATTGTTTCAGCTGCTGGGCAAAAAAGTGCCGTCTTATATGGTACCTTCTCACATTCAAATAATGGAAAAAATACCCGTAACAGCCAACGGTAAAGTGGATGCCAAAAAACTGGAAGAACTTTGTGTTTTTGAAGCGGATAAAAACGGTATCGGAAATCAGGATTTTCAGGATGAGATTGAAAAAACCATCCACGACTTATGGTGTAGTTCCCTGGGCATAGACACGATTGGAAAACACCAGAACCTTAATGACTTTGGGGCAGATTCTTTAATATCGGCTCAAATGGCCGGAAAACTACGTGATCTTTTTACAGACCGAGGACACCAAAATCTAAGTTTTGACCTGATTTTAAGACAAATTCTGACTTCTCCTACTATTGTCGGTTTAGCCGATTTCTTTAGGGATCAGGAACAAAATAGTGGTATTCAGGAAAAGGTTCAGGAGACCAAAAAACCGGTTCGTATTGGAACGCTAACCTATTTTGGTGGCGATCAATCCGAGACACATCGTATTATACTTCATGCCGGTGGCGGTACATTGGACAGATACAAACACCTGATTCGTGAAATGGTCAACCAATATTCCGGCGCAGTATATGGGATTTCAGTAGGTGATTTTGATGCCTATTGTGCGATAGAAAGCGATCAATTGGTCGAACGCATTGCAGATGATTATTGTGTTTCCATTATTGAAAATGGTGCGAAAAAAATACAACTTATTGGTTATTCCATTGGTAGTATGGTCGCTGTAGAAATGGCCCGAAGATTAAGCGAAAAAGGAATTGAAGTCGTTGATTTGTGCATTATCGATGCTATTCGTGTTCCTTTCAAAGTATACGATGATTTATTTGTTGAATTCCGCTTCCTTCCTAATTTAGGTCTTACCCCTGCCGATGCCGGTTTTGGTACGATGAATGGAAACTTATTAATGGAATGGGTCACCACTACTTTACAGGAAAACAAAAACGAACTTCCTGAGGGAGCGATTTTTACTATGCAAGGCAACAGCGAATTGGCCGGAATCAGCTCGGTTTTTAACAACATGAAAGCAGTAAGCCAATCAGACCGTTTTGATGCTTATCTCTCTGCTATGAAACGTTTATCGGGGAGAGAAATGCCTAAAGAACTGCTGGAACGAACTTACAGCACTTTTGCCCAAAATTTTAAAGCTTCCAGATTTACCTCACCTCCCTATTTTGGTGACATACGCTATTTTAAAGCAAAAGAACAAGGGGCGACAACAGCAACCGGAATCAATGACGATATCGTTGAATTATGGTCTGAAATAAGCCTTGGCAAACTGCATATCACAGAAATTGAAGGCGATCATTTGGGTTGTGTCGGAGAAGAATATGCTCCCGATCTTGCAAACCATTTACGAGAGATTTCACTTAAATAA
- a CDS encoding Gfo/Idh/MocA family oxidoreductase, which translates to MNTNNGNYKSGKIRTVVFGSTFGQFYLESLSNLNDDFEIIGLIAGGSERSRKCAEAYGIPLFNDIREIDPNDIDLACIILRSGVMGGKGTEFALYCMANGIHVLQEHPIHHKDLTTCLRAAKLNDVHFITGNLYPHLPAFRRFTEVAKHLFETKEVVYLDIALATQVSFPLVQMMIALLPNPRPLKIKNVLKDSGPFQVLTGEWGGLPFTLRAHNEVNPNDPDNHQHLLHTISIGCSGGTLSLTDTHGPVVWKTQLHIPHNELLKNVSPEQQLNEKSTLVLGPEFPPSYQEILQKQWPRAIGKDLQMMKSFITGEQKPEQRAHLELLCTKLWHDLTHALGAPTLKPNAVYQHVEINTLKELADKIPAEPEEISIY; encoded by the coding sequence ATGAATACTAACAACGGAAATTATAAATCAGGGAAAATAAGAACAGTAGTTTTTGGCTCTACTTTTGGGCAATTTTACCTCGAATCACTCAGCAATCTGAATGATGACTTTGAGATCATTGGCCTAATTGCGGGTGGAAGCGAACGATCACGAAAATGTGCTGAAGCTTATGGCATCCCTCTTTTTAATGATATCAGAGAAATAGATCCCAACGATATTGATCTGGCCTGCATCATCCTGCGCTCGGGCGTGATGGGCGGTAAAGGAACCGAGTTTGCGCTTTACTGTATGGCAAACGGAATTCATGTGCTACAAGAGCACCCCATTCACCACAAAGATTTGACTACCTGTTTACGAGCAGCAAAATTAAACGATGTCCATTTTATAACTGGTAATTTATACCCGCATCTGCCTGCCTTTAGACGGTTTACTGAAGTAGCAAAACATCTTTTTGAAACCAAAGAAGTGGTTTACCTTGATATTGCGCTTGCTACTCAGGTCTCTTTTCCATTGGTTCAAATGATGATTGCGCTTTTACCAAACCCGAGACCTCTTAAAATAAAAAATGTTCTTAAAGATTCAGGGCCTTTTCAAGTACTTACAGGCGAATGGGGAGGCCTCCCTTTTACCCTTCGTGCTCATAACGAAGTAAATCCAAACGATCCTGATAATCATCAACATCTACTGCACACCATTTCCATCGGATGCTCGGGAGGCACTTTATCGTTGACAGACACTCACGGGCCGGTTGTATGGAAAACCCAACTCCATATTCCGCATAACGAACTTTTGAAAAATGTTTCTCCAGAGCAACAGCTCAATGAAAAAAGTACCTTGGTTCTGGGACCTGAATTCCCGCCAAGTTATCAGGAAATACTTCAAAAGCAGTGGCCAAGAGCTATTGGAAAAGACTTGCAAATGATGAAAAGTTTCATCACTGGTGAACAAAAACCGGAACAAAGAGCACACTTAGAATTGTTATGTACCAAACTGTGGCACGACTTAACGCACGCTTTAGGAGCTCCAACGTTAAAACCTAATGCCGTGTACCAACATGTAGAAATAAACACACTAAAAGAACTAGCCGATAAAATCCCGGCCGAACCGGAAGAAATAAGTATCTACTAA